In Mucinivorans hirudinis, the DNA window ACCCTCAAAAACAAGGTGCCCGCCCTGTTCACCGCCATCTGCTCCGAGGTCTATTACCCAGTCGGCACACTTTATCACATCAACATTGTGCTCCACAATGACAATGGTATGACCCTTGGAAACCAGTGCGTTAAATGATTTCAGCAGTTTATTTATATCGTGAAAATGCAGCCCCGTTGTCGGTTCGTCAAAGATAAATAATATGTGTTCGGAGCTATTCTCTCTCAATAAAAATGTTGCGAGCTTAACACGCTGACTTTCACCACCGCTGAGAGTCGATGAGGATTGTCCGAGCTTGACATAACCAAGACCCACATCCTGCAAAACCTTTAACTTTTCGACAATTCTATTATTAATGCGTTCTTTTTCAGTACCAAAAAACTCAACTGCCTCGTCCACACTCATCTCCAAAACATCAAAAATCGTCTTATCGCGATATTTTATCTCCAAAATCTCTTCCTTGAACCGATGTCCATTACACTGCTCACAAACCATCTCTACATCAGCCATAAACTGCATTGAAACACGTATAATACCCTCACCCTTACACTCTTCGCAACGTCCCCCGGCAATATTAAAACTAAATGACGAAGGGTCGTAACCTCGTTGGCGCGCCGGTTTCAAATCTGAGTAGAGGCGGCGAATATCATCGTAAGCCTTAATATAGGTTACAGGATTGGAACGCAGCGATTTACCAATCGGATTTTGGTCTACCAACTCCACGTACTTAATCTTGTGTAAATCACCACCGAGAGAATCGAAATCGCCGGGACGACTGCCACTCTCCATCAAATGGCGGTGCAAGGCAGGATAGAGAATATCACCAACCAAAGATGACTTTCCGCTACCACTAACTCCTGTAATACAGGTGATTACGCCCAACGGAATGGAGACATCAATGTTTTTGAGGTTATTTTGGCGTGCACCTTTTATAGTTATCTTACTCAGAGACTTGCGCGTTCGTGTGGGCAACTCGATTTTACGCATACCAAGCAGATATTGCGCCGTGAGACTCTTATCGGCAACGGAGGGCAACTCGGCGATTGTGCCATTGAAAACAACTTCACCGCCATAAATCCCCGCCTCTGGTCCAATATCAATTAGCAGATCAGCTGCACGGATAACCTCTTCCTCGTGCTCAACGACGATAACGGTATTTCCCAAATCACGCAACTGTTTGAGCACCTTGATTAATCGCTCCGTATCGCGCGGGTGGAGTCCTATGCTCGGCTCGTCCAAAATATAGAGCGAACCAACCAACGAACTGCCAAGCGATGTTGCAAGGTTAATACGCTGACTCTCACCACCACTAAGCGTAGAACTCTGACGGTCGAGCGTTAAATAGCCCAAACCAACATCCGAGAGATATTGCAGACGATTGGTAATCTCCTTGAAAATCCTGCCACTCAAATTCTTATCATAGTCATCAAGCTTCAACTCCGCAAAAAATCGCTGCAAATCGTCGATAGGCATCCGAGCTAACTCCACAATCGTTCGCCCGCCAATCTTAACCCACGTTGCCTCCTTGCGCAAACGTCCGCCATTACACTCCGAACAGACGCTTTTGCCCGTATAGCGCGAAAGCATCACGCGATACTGGATTTTATATCGCTCACTATCAAGATATTTGAAAAATTGATTTAGCCCCTCGAAGTGGTCGTTGCCTGTCCAAAGCAGTAGTTTTTGTTCGCGAGTAAGCTCATAATATGGCGTATGAATCGGCAAACCACTCACCAGCGCACCACCAAGCATCGCCTGCTTCCATTCGCGCATAGTCTCGCCGCGCCACGCCACAATTGCATCATCGTACAAAGATTTACTCTTATCGGGGATAACTAACTCTTCATCAATGCCAACTACCTTTCCGTAGCCCTCACAAACAGGGCAAGCACCGAGCGGATTATTGAAGCTGAAAAGGTGCTCGAAGGGGCGTTCAAAAGTTATGCCGTCTAACTCAAAACGATTTGAAAATGAACGTTTTTCATTATTCAAAACGTCAATAATCTCACACACTCCCTCTCCCAAATTAAATGCTTTTTGAGCCGAGTCGAACAAACGCGCCTCTGCACCCTCTTCAATAACTAATCTATCTATAAGAATATCAATCTGCTTACCCTCAACAGAGGCAATCGCATCTTCTATTTCGCTCAACACACCATCAACCAAAATTCGTTGATATCCATCTCTTAATAGCAGCGTCAGTTTTTCGATAACACCCTGTCCCTGAGCCAGTACCAATGGAGCGACAACCATCACACGGCTACCCTCTACCAGAGTCATCGCAAAAGCAACTACGTCATCCGTAGAATGCGCCTTAACCTCTGTTCCGCTCACGGGCGAGAAAGTATGCCCTATACGTGCAAAAAGCAGGCGTAGATATTCGTAAATCTCTGTTGATGTGCCAACTGTCGAACGAGGATTACGCGTATTAACCTTTTGCTCTACTGCAATAGCAGGCGCTATACCAGTGATAATATCTACGTCCGGCTTCTCGATTCGTCCCAAAAACTGACGTGCATAAGCAGAAAGGCTCTCGACATAACGCCGCTGCCCCTCTGCAAAAATCGTATCGAAAGCTAGAGTCGATTTACCCGAACCGGATAGCCCTGTAATCACCACTAACTTGTTATGCGGAATTCGTAGTTCAATATTTTTGAGATTATGAACGCGTGCACCCTTAATATAAATTTCCATCTATCTAATTATCTCTATCTGCTCCTGCGAAGTAATTTTTTCGCAGTAACGACAACGTAGCGCCAGTTCACCATTGCGCTCACTGACAGTGAAATGTGTAATAACAGGCTCGTGATTGGTTATGCACATAGGATTGGCACAACGCACCAAACCATCCACCTCTTGGGGCGCCTCAATCTGACGCTTGCCTACCACCTCATAATCCCGTATGATATTAATGCGTGCCATAGGAGCAACTAACGCAAGGTAGCTAATTTCCTTGTCGGCACAATACATATCTGAGATTTTTATTATAGCCTTCTTATTCAACCTCTTGCTATTCAAGTTCATACCGAAGGTAATTTGATTTTCAGCATTCTCAAGATTGAGCAATTTGATAACCTTAAAAAGGCTCGACGATGGTATATGGTCAATGACCGTGCCATTCTCAATAGCACGTACTTCCAAATATTTATTGTTCTCCATTCTTTTTATTGAAGTTGAGAGGGTTGCGAGGTCGAGCAGTCTAATTATATAACCATCTTGTAGTACAAGTACTCAGCTGCTCAACATCAACTAATTATGATTAGAGAAATAACGCATAAATTGTGTGCGCTCGTATGCAACAGCCTCATTTACATTGCCATAATTGAGTTTACCCACAAAATCGCTAAGTTCACGGAAACCTTGCTCTTTCATCCAACTTTCTATGAAAGCCAACATCGGCTCAACCATCTCTAAGCCATTCTTATAGACAGTTGAACAGATTTGCACCGCCTTTGCCCCCGCTAACATCACCTTCACAGCATCGTCACCGGTATAAACACCCGAAGAAGCCGCAATGTCCACCAAAGGAACCGCAGCCGAAGCAAGCCCGCTCCAACGAATCACCCCGGAAATCTCCGATGGAGAACTATATACATTGGAAGAGTGCACCTTGAGAGTTTTAATATCAATGTCTGGTGCATAAAAGCGATTAAAGAGCACAACTCCCTGAACATTACGATAATACAGCTCTTTGATAATACTTAGCGGGTTTGTGAAATTATGCGACAGTTTCACGGAAAGAGGCACCGAAATAGCATCTTTTACTGCTCCGACAATATCCAGATACTCTTTCTCGATTTTCTCACTATCAACATCCTTGTCTGTCGGTAGTTTGAAAATATTCAACTCGATGGCATCCGCACCTGCATTCTCGATAATGCGCGCAAAATTGACCCA includes these proteins:
- a CDS encoding Excinuclease ABC subunit A (paralog in greater Bacteroides group) — translated: MEIYIKGARVHNLKNIELRIPHNKLVVITGLSGSGKSTLAFDTIFAEGQRRYVESLSAYARQFLGRIEKPDVDIITGIAPAIAVEQKVNTRNPRSTVGTSTEIYEYLRLLFARIGHTFSPVSGTEVKAHSTDDVVAFAMTLVEGSRVMVVAPLVLAQGQGVIEKLTLLLRDGYQRILVDGVLSEIEDAIASVEGKQIDILIDRLVIEEGAEARLFDSAQKAFNLGEGVCEIIDVLNNEKRSFSNRFELDGITFERPFEHLFSFNNPLGACPVCEGYGKVVGIDEELVIPDKSKSLYDDAIVAWRGETMREWKQAMLGGALVSGLPIHTPYYELTREQKLLLWTGNDHFEGLNQFFKYLDSERYKIQYRVMLSRYTGKSVCSECNGGRLRKEATWVKIGGRTIVELARMPIDDLQRFFAELKLDDYDKNLSGRIFKEITNRLQYLSDVGLGYLTLDRQSSTLSGGESQRINLATSLGSSLVGSLYILDEPSIGLHPRDTERLIKVLKQLRDLGNTVIVVEHEEEVIRAADLLIDIGPEAGIYGGEVVFNGTIAELPSVADKSLTAQYLLGMRKIELPTRTRKSLSKITIKGARQNNLKNIDVSIPLGVITCITGVSGSGKSSLVGDILYPALHRHLMESGSRPGDFDSLGGDLHKIKYVELVDQNPIGKSLRSNPVTYIKAYDDIRRLYSDLKPARQRGYDPSSFSFNIAGGRCEECKGEGIIRVSMQFMADVEMVCEQCNGHRFKEEILEIKYRDKTIFDVLEMSVDEAVEFFGTEKERINNRIVEKLKVLQDVGLGYVKLGQSSSTLSGGESQRVKLATFLLRENSSEHILFIFDEPTTGLHFHDINKLLKSFNALVSKGHTIVIVEHNVDVIKCADWVIDLGADGGEQGGHLVFEGTPRDLLKCKASYTAKYLKEKMK
- a CDS encoding Aspartate carbamoyltransferase regulatory chain (PyrI), which produces MENNKYLEVRAIENGTVIDHIPSSSLFKVIKLLNLENAENQITFGMNLNSKRLNKKAIIKISDMYCADKEISYLALVAPMARINIIRDYEVVGKRQIEAPQEVDGLVRCANPMCITNHEPVITHFTVSERNGELALRCRYCEKITSQEQIEIIR
- a CDS encoding putative dihydropyrimidine dehydrogenase [NADP+] precursor, with amino-acid sequence MGLKLKNPIILSSSGLTSTVEKVKAAEKAGIGAVVLKSIFEEQILSEVAAVDKYSDYPEASDYLRGYLTHNTLGVYLKLIQDCKQQCEIPIIASINCSDRGEWVNFARIIENAGADAIELNIFKLPTDKDVDSEKIEKEYLDIVGAVKDAISVPLSVKLSHNFTNPLSIIKELYYRNVQGVVLFNRFYAPDIDIKTLKVHSSNVYSSPSEISGVIRWSGLASAAVPLVDIAASSGVYTGDDAVKVMLAGAKAVQICSTVYKNGLEMVEPMLAFIESWMKEQGFRELSDFVGKLNYGNVNEAVAYERTQFMRYFSNHN